CATAGTTGAACGCAAGCCATGTCACGAAGAGGCCGCCGAATGAGAAACCCATCGCTGCCCGCCCGCTCCGGTCTTTGATCGTCCTGTACTTCCCGTCAATGGTGGGTATGACCGTTCCGACGATGTAGTTGGCAAACGCCTTCGCGTTCGGAACATAGCGCCCGAAGTGTTCCGTAATGTATGCGTCATCGTACGGAACGAACTCGCTCGTGCGTTGATCCGTGCTGTACACCTGGACAACAATCATCTCCTGCAGTGTACCCCGAAGCATGCGGTCGTTGAGCAACGTATTGATAGCCCACTGATCTCCGTCGAACAGGTAGACGACGGGATAGCTTTTTGTTGACGTACCATAGCCGGGCGGCAGATAGACGCGCAGAGGTCTGTCCTGTATCGTCGCGTCAATCGGGGACAATAACTTGTCGCAACCTGCGTGTAGAAACAGCGAGGCAAGGACTCCAACCAGAATGAGAACAGTCTTGTCGAAAGATGAAACGTTCATCGATTTCCGCTCTTTCCCTTGGCTTCTGCGTTCAAAGATGTGGCTCAAGGTCATACGAATCGCGGCTTGGAAGGTTGGCGCGAGGTGCATTGTGGCGGACATTGGTTCCAGTTTGTCAACGCATCTGGCTCTTTTACGAGCCGATCTATCCGTTTTTGCCAAGCAAATTGAGTATATGTAGAATTCTACGAATTTCCCTCTGAAAGAGCATCGACCTCATACTTTCTTTATATTGTGAACAGTTCTCCCCCCGATTGGTTCTCTCACTCTCTTTAAATATGGGAATCATTGAACCTCCTAAGTTGTTGTCATTAATAGCTTTTTTCTTCCCAACCATGTCACTCCAAGGAAACTATGCCCGTCCAGTCTGGCCAGGATCCGCGGCTGCAATCTCTTGAAGAGGAAAACAAACGCCTGAAACGCGCCGTCGAAGAGCTTTCGGTATTGAATGATCTGGCGCGTGCAATTGGAGCGTCTCTCAACACAGAAGAGATTGTACAGACGATTGTGCGTCGCTCGCTGCGGGCAAGCAGCGCCGAACAGGGTGTCATCACGCTGGTTGAAGAAGAATCCAACCAATCGATGAAGACGCTTGTTCGGACGATGGTGAGTTCGAGAGAACAGGGACATTTTCATTTCAGCCAGGCGCTTCTTGGCTGGATGCACCTCAACAAGAAGCCCCTGGTCATCAACGACCCAAAAACCGATGAGAGATTCCGCGGTATCCCGTGGGAAGAATCCGTTCTGTCACTTATCGCAGTTCCCATGATGGTCAAGTCCGAATTGCGGGGAGTGCTGACTGTCTACAACAAGAAAGACGGGAAGCCCTTCACAGAAGACGATCAGAGACTTCTGGCGATCATTGCGGGACAATCGGGTCAGGTCGTGGAAAACGCACGACTCTACGAGAAAGAGAAGACTCTCGTTAAAATGCAGGAAGAGCTGAAGTTCGCGGCCCGTATTCAGAACGAACTTCTGCCGAAATCAGCCCCCAGTATTCCCGGCTATGAAATTGCGGGCAGATCCATTCCGGCCCAGGAAGTTGGAGGCGACTATTACGACTTCATCCCCATCGATGACCATCATCTCGCTTTCTGTCTCGGAGACGTTACCGGCAAGGGGTTGCCCGCTTCTCTCCTGATGGCCAATCTTCAGGCAACGCTGCGCGGACAAACGCTGACAACAGCATCCCCGAGAACATGTCTGGAGCGTTCGAACCAATTGCTGTATCAAAGCACCAGCCCCGAGAAATTTGCCACTCTGTTCTATGCTATCCTTGACACGCAGAACCATCAGCTTCATTATTCCAATGCCGGTCAGGATAGTCCTTATCTTTGTGCCACCCAATCCGGAATCAAACGCCTGAAGGTCGGCGGAATCCCCCTCGGGATGCTGCCCAACTTCGGTTTCGAGGAAGAGTCCGTTCCGATGGAAGATGACAGCCTCCTGATTGTCTATTCCGACGGCGTTACGGAAGCCATGAATGTCGAAGAAGACATGTTCGGCGATGATCGCATCGCTGCTGTGATCGATCAGCACAAGCACGCGCCCGCCTCCGAGATCATCGACCACCTCGTTGCAGCCGTGAAGAAACATGCGGCCGGCCACGCCCAATCCGACGACATTACCGTAGTCGTCATGCGACGGAAGAAGAACTAACGTTTCACTCCAGAGAATCTACACACTGAGGAATCGCTCTTTGGGCAATCTCTTACCTTTTCGTCATTCTTGTTCTTGATAACGAGCAGAAGGATGACTTGAATGGAACAATTCACTATTCATTAGTTAACTATTTAACTACCCCCCTTTCATCATGATCGGTCAGACAATATCGGACTACAAAATCATGGGTACCCAATTATGAACCAAAGAAAACTCACGACCGTCACCCTGAGCGCAGCGAGCGAATTGTGCGAGCGAAGTCGAACCCTTCGGCTCCAACGGGGATTAAGCACTAATGTCGCTCGGGGTTCGATCCTGAGCTTGTCGAAGGATCGAAGGGTGTGCTCGGCTCAGCAGGCATGGAACAGTCTTCGACTCCGTCCCGCCGCTGCAACAGGCGGGACTGCGCTCAGACTGACGGAGGTCTCCTGATGATCGGGACAATGATATCCCACTACAAAATCGTCGGGAAGTTAGGCGGAGGCGGTATGTCCCGAATTTTCCTGCGAACGCTTTCTGTGAGCAGTAGAAATGTTGAGGATCCCCGCCTGCCATTGTTGGTTCAGAAAGGCGGGCAGGCGCCTTCTTTTTGGCGGAGGCGTCGTCAATGATAGGCACGACAATATCCCATTATAGGATTTTGGAAAAGCTTGGTGAAGGAGGTATGGGCGTGGTGTATAAGGCTCAAGACACCAACCTCGACCGTTTTGTTGCGTTGAAATTTCTCTCCTCCTCCCTTTCTTCATCGCGGGAGAACAAGGCCCGGTTTCTCCAGGAGGCGAAGGCGACCGCCGCCCTGACGCATCCAAATATTCTTTCTGTCTACGAGATCGGCGAGAGCGATGACTCGATGTTCCTTGCCATGGAATTCCTCGAGGGAACAACTCTGAAGATTCACGTTGCGGAGCTGAAGACGGGCTCCGGCGTGCCTATTCACCAGGCGCTTGAATGGACGGAGAATATCGCCCTGGGACTCAAGGCCGCGCACGAAAAGAACATCGTGCATCGCGATATCAAGTCAGAGAACATCATGATCACCCGGAACGGTCAGTTGAAGATCATGGACTTCGGTCTGGCCAAGTTGAAGAATCACAGTACACTCACAAAGGCCGGAACATCCCTCGGGACCCTTGCCTATATGTCGCCCGAGCAGGCCCAGGGGCAGACAGCCGACGCCCGGTCGGATCTCTGGTCTCTTGGCATCATATTCTTTGAGCTGTTGACTGCCGATCTTCCCTTCAAATCAGAGCACGAAGCAGGGCTCTTATATCTCATCGTAAATCAGGACCCACCATCACCGAGCGAACTTGACAGAAGGATACCACACGCTGTCGATGGTCTTGCGCGCAAGCTGCTCGCGAAGGATCGGAATCAGCGATATCAGACGGCCGATGAAGTTTTTGAAGCTCTCCGAAGGATCCGGCAGGAGATGAGCGCCGCAGCCACGTCCGAAAAGCAAAAGGCCATCGCCGTTCTTCCATTCACCAACATCGGTGCGGACAAGGAGAACGAGTATTTCGGCGACGGATTGACCGAGGAGCTGATCGTACACCTCTCGCAGCTGAAAAATATCGATGTTGTCTCGAAGACGAGCACAATGCAGTTCAAGGGAACCAACAAGGATATCAAGACCATCGGCCGGGAATTGGGTTCGCGCTACATCCTCGAAGGGAGCGTCCGGAAATTTCAGGACAATCTCCGAATCGCCGTTCAGCTGATCGACGTGGAGAGCGGGCGTCAACTCTGGGCCGAGTCGTATAAAGGAACGCTGGCGGACGTCTTCGATATCCAGGAACAGGTGGCGAAACAGATTGTCGATGCGTTGATGATCAAGCTGACGCCGACCGAGAAAACCGTGTTGTCAAAACGCACCACGGTGAATGCCGAAGCATTTGACTGCAATCTTCGTGCACGCGACTTCCTCAGTCGCCGTACCAGGACAAGCGTGAACATGGCTGTCCAGTTTTTCCAGAAGGCCATTCAACTCGATCCACGGTACGCATCGGCGTACGCGGGCCTGGGAGAATCGTATGGCATTCTCTACCGTGATTTCGATCGGAAGGAAGCGTGGCTCGATCGTGCTCTTGATGTGAGTTTGAAGGCAATCATGTACGACGCTTCTTTATCGGAGGCATACGCCTCCCTGGCACTTGCCTATTTGGGCAAGAGCTCTTTGGACGAAGCTCTTGAGGCGAGTCAAAAGGCGATTATCCTCGACCCGAAGAATTTCAACGCATACTGGATCCTCTCAAGAATCTACCATACCACCGATCGGGACAAAGAAGCGGCAGATGCGTTGGAAAAGGCCATTGCACTGAATCCTGAATTCCTCCAAGCTTATGATGATCTGGTGATGTATCTCGAGCGGCTTGGCAACAAACAGAAATACGACGAAGTACTGCACAACGTCCTTCAGGTCTATCCCGGATATCTGGAGCGCTATCCGGACGATGCTTACCGGCGAATGGCGTTCGCCGTTCACCTGGTGTACGAAAACCGATCCGCGGAGGCAAGAAGGGAAGGCGAAAAGGCCCTTGAAACAAGCTCGAGCGACCCCATAATGATGTACTACGGCGCATGCCTCTATGCCCGACTCCGGGAGAACCACCGGGCCGTGGACTTGCTGAGGAGCGCCGTAGAAAATGGCTATGAGAATTTTGAGTGGATTAAACGGGACCCGGATTTTGAAAATATCCGGAGCGAGCCCGGATATATAGAGTTGCTGAAGGGGCGGTAAGCGATGAATGCAGGAGATCCCGGCTCGCCGGATGGTAACCGTCCACAGGCATCTTCAGATTCGATGATCATGTTGTTGCGGTATCCGCTCGTCGTGCTGACGGTCGGACGTACCAACTATTCCACTATGTCTTAACTCAACAAGACCCACTATGATCGGAACAACTGTATCCCACTATAGGATTTTGGAAAAGCTTGGTGAAGGAGGTATGGGCGTGGTGTATAAGGCTCAAGATACCAACCTTGACCGCTTTGTTGCGTTGAAATTTCTCCCTCCCCACGTCGCTGCTTCACGTGACGACAAAGCGCGCTTTCTGCAGGAAGCAAAAGCGGTGGCCTCCCTTGCGCACCCGAACATCTGCACGATCCATAGCGTTGAAGAAGAGGATGGCAAAGCGTTCATTGTCATGGAGTACGTCGAAGGCAAAACGCTCAAGGACATGGATCAGAACGTTCCCCTGAAGCAGGCGGTCGAAATCGGCACGCAAGTGGCTGATGGACTCGCCGCCGCGCATGAAAAAGGTGTCGTCCACAGGGACATCAAGCCTGACAACATCATGATCCGCAAAGATGGACGCGTGCAGATCATGGACTTCGGACTGGCGAAGCTTAAAGGTGTTTCCCGGCTCACCAAGGAAGGAAGCACTGTGGGGACAGCCGGTTACATGTCACCCGAGCAGGTGCAGGGGCAGGAAACAGACCATCGCACGGACATCTTCTCGCTGGGGGTTGTGCTGTACGAGTTGTTTACAGGGGAATCGCCATTCAAGGGAGTCCACGAAACTGCCATTTCGTATGAGATCGTCAATGTCGACCCCGCGCCCCTCTCGGCTGTAAAGCCGGAGATCGACCCTCAACTCGACGCGATCATTCTGGAGTGTCTTGAGAAGGAACCATCAGA
The genomic region above belongs to Ignavibacteriales bacterium and contains:
- a CDS encoding SpoIIE family protein phosphatase; its protein translation is MPVQSGQDPRLQSLEEENKRLKRAVEELSVLNDLARAIGASLNTEEIVQTIVRRSLRASSAEQGVITLVEEESNQSMKTLVRTMVSSREQGHFHFSQALLGWMHLNKKPLVINDPKTDERFRGIPWEESVLSLIAVPMMVKSELRGVLTVYNKKDGKPFTEDDQRLLAIIAGQSGQVVENARLYEKEKTLVKMQEELKFAARIQNELLPKSAPSIPGYEIAGRSIPAQEVGGDYYDFIPIDDHHLAFCLGDVTGKGLPASLLMANLQATLRGQTLTTASPRTCLERSNQLLYQSTSPEKFATLFYAILDTQNHQLHYSNAGQDSPYLCATQSGIKRLKVGGIPLGMLPNFGFEEESVPMEDDSLLIVYSDGVTEAMNVEEDMFGDDRIAAVIDQHKHAPASEIIDHLVAAVKKHAAGHAQSDDITVVVMRRKKN
- a CDS encoding protein kinase; translated protein: MIGTTISHYRILEKLGEGGMGVVYKAQDTNLDRFVALKFLSSSLSSSRENKARFLQEAKATAALTHPNILSVYEIGESDDSMFLAMEFLEGTTLKIHVAELKTGSGVPIHQALEWTENIALGLKAAHEKNIVHRDIKSENIMITRNGQLKIMDFGLAKLKNHSTLTKAGTSLGTLAYMSPEQAQGQTADARSDLWSLGIIFFELLTADLPFKSEHEAGLLYLIVNQDPPSPSELDRRIPHAVDGLARKLLAKDRNQRYQTADEVFEALRRIRQEMSAAATSEKQKAIAVLPFTNIGADKENEYFGDGLTEELIVHLSQLKNIDVVSKTSTMQFKGTNKDIKTIGRELGSRYILEGSVRKFQDNLRIAVQLIDVESGRQLWAESYKGTLADVFDIQEQVAKQIVDALMIKLTPTEKTVLSKRTTVNAEAFDCNLRARDFLSRRTRTSVNMAVQFFQKAIQLDPRYASAYAGLGESYGILYRDFDRKEAWLDRALDVSLKAIMYDASLSEAYASLALAYLGKSSLDEALEASQKAIILDPKNFNAYWILSRIYHTTDRDKEAADALEKAIALNPEFLQAYDDLVMYLERLGNKQKYDEVLHNVLQVYPGYLERYPDDAYRRMAFAVHLVYENRSAEARREGEKALETSSSDPIMMYYGACLYARLRENHRAVDLLRSAVENGYENFEWIKRDPDFENIRSEPGYIELLKGR